One Massilia sp. 9096 genomic window carries:
- a CDS encoding pilin yields the protein MKAPKIVKKVEAGFTLIELMIVVAIIGILAAVAIPAYSNYVIKAKVGAALSSVSSLQTAVANCIQEAGGDKTGCTTGAAGVSIPAFTPTKELASATVSGGTISAVFAGGINSDVNGKTFTVTPTVNESTVTWKVDGSAVSANSTAQQTLEKNNITTP from the coding sequence ATGAAAGCACCGAAAATCGTTAAGAAAGTCGAAGCCGGCTTTACCCTGATCGAACTGATGATCGTCGTCGCCATCATCGGCATCCTGGCCGCTGTCGCGATCCCGGCGTACTCGAACTATGTCATCAAAGCCAAAGTCGGCGCGGCGCTGAGCTCGGTATCATCGCTGCAGACCGCAGTGGCGAACTGCATCCAGGAAGCTGGCGGCGACAAAACCGGTTGCACTACCGGCGCAGCAGGCGTGAGCATCCCTGCATTCACCCCCACCAAAGAGCTGGCATCGGCAACCGTGTCCGGCGGCACCATCAGCGCTGTTTTCGCAGGCGGGATCAACAGCGACGTGAACGGCAAGACCTTTACCGTGACCCCGACCGTAAATGAGTCCACCGTGACTTGGAAAGTCGATGGCAGCGCAGTGTCGGCTAACTCGACTGCACAACAGACGCTCGAGAAGAACAACATCACTACCCCGTAA